The following coding sequences are from one Shewanella eurypsychrophilus window:
- a CDS encoding methyltransferase, which produces MTTQFTVADIELELHRYPSNQESNLQAWDAADEHLIKHLIDTEQAAVSTAIINDNFGALATSLISIDKQWPLLLETDAKTSQLGTLQNLANNKLSNDNIQWINSRENIPTSVELVLMKLPKNLTYFAHQLSRLSQVLPAGTQVLIGAKAKSINKSLLEVLAKNLGPASASLTWKKTRVITCVSDGQARSAPKSVSWTIPELKLEISNLSNVFAASKLDIGARIMLDNMPKGDFKSIIDLGCGNGVLGLHAKQKYPEAYIHFIDDSEMAVESARQNWQLNNLETPDLAGEQATFSWDDCLTHLNEGVRPDLILCNPPFHQGEAITDHIAWQMFLQSWRALKNGGILHVVGNRHLAYHVKLQRIFKNCTTVESNGKFVILQAQKISKKAEPFETEGSETRNESSDSQSDVPHPQSGLYGAKT; this is translated from the coding sequence ATGACAACTCAATTTACAGTGGCAGATATCGAACTTGAATTACATCGTTATCCTAGCAATCAGGAATCTAATTTACAGGCATGGGATGCTGCTGACGAACACCTGATCAAACACTTAATTGACACAGAACAAGCTGCGGTAAGTACTGCTATTATCAATGATAATTTTGGCGCGCTTGCAACTAGCCTTATCTCTATCGATAAACAATGGCCGCTACTATTAGAAACAGACGCTAAAACCAGTCAGTTAGGCACCTTACAAAACCTAGCCAATAACAAGCTCAGCAATGACAATATTCAATGGATTAACAGTCGTGAAAACATACCGACATCTGTTGAGCTGGTATTAATGAAACTGCCAAAAAACCTGACTTATTTCGCCCATCAGCTTAGCCGCTTATCACAAGTGCTACCAGCAGGTACTCAAGTGCTTATTGGTGCAAAGGCAAAATCAATTAATAAGTCCTTATTGGAAGTGTTAGCGAAAAACTTGGGCCCTGCAAGTGCCAGCCTAACTTGGAAGAAGACCCGAGTGATCACTTGTGTGAGTGATGGTCAAGCCCGCAGTGCTCCCAAGAGCGTTAGTTGGACGATTCCTGAATTAAAGCTAGAGATTAGCAACCTGAGTAATGTCTTCGCCGCCAGCAAACTTGATATTGGCGCCCGCATCATGCTCGACAACATGCCCAAAGGCGATTTCAAGTCGATCATCGATTTAGGCTGTGGCAATGGTGTATTGGGTCTACATGCTAAGCAAAAATATCCAGAAGCTTATATCCATTTTATCGATGATTCAGAGATGGCGGTAGAATCGGCAAGACAAAACTGGCAACTCAATAATTTAGAGACTCCAGATTTAGCTGGCGAACAAGCTACCTTTAGCTGGGACGATTGCCTGACCCATTTAAACGAAGGCGTACGCCCGGATCTGATTCTGTGTAACCCACCTTTTCATCAAGGTGAAGCCATTACCGACCATATCGCCTGGCAGATGTTTCTCCAATCATGGCGTGCACTGAAAAATGGCGGCATCTTACATGTCGTCGGTAACCGTCACCTGGCTTATCACGTGAAATTGCAGCGTATCTTTAAAAACTGCACCACAGTTGAGTCAAACGGTAAATTTGTCATCTTGCAGGCACAGAAAATCAGCAAGAAGGCAGAACCTTTTGAGACTGAAGGTTCTGAAACTAGGAATGAGTCGAGTGATTCTCAATCTGATGTACCACACCCACAGAGTGGGCTTTATGGTGCAAAGACGTAA
- a CDS encoding alpha-ketoglutarate-dependent dioxygenase AlkB family protein, producing MSDENMKQNSLRLDGADKLGGESHDSQEQSARVGSCGAPLTLISRYLNVDQQQALLKEAVKYPFESPEIEVYGKRHKIPRSQAWFADINCDTFYSGLLVKALPWPKYADKLRAKLTRDFNLLSNGVLVNRYADGTESMGWHSDNEPEFAAGSDIASITLGASRDFVIRNKLTHEKFSFTLKSGDLLLMHWPMQEGWEHALPKRMKVTEARINYTFRQVTANYFGSN from the coding sequence ATGAGTGATGAGAATATGAAACAAAATAGTTTACGTCTAGATGGCGCTGATAAATTAGGCGGGGAAAGTCACGACTCTCAAGAACAGTCAGCTCGAGTGGGATCTTGTGGTGCTCCCTTAACACTGATTAGCCGCTATCTTAATGTCGACCAACAGCAGGCTCTGCTCAAGGAGGCCGTCAAGTATCCATTTGAGTCACCTGAAATTGAGGTGTATGGCAAGCGGCATAAAATTCCCCGTTCTCAAGCATGGTTTGCTGATATCAATTGTGACACATTTTATTCAGGTCTATTGGTTAAAGCACTGCCATGGCCCAAGTATGCAGATAAATTAAGGGCGAAGTTAACAAGAGACTTTAATTTGTTATCTAATGGCGTTTTAGTTAATCGCTATGCCGATGGTACTGAGTCTATGGGCTGGCACAGTGATAATGAGCCTGAATTTGCTGCAGGGAGTGATATCGCCTCGATTACACTTGGCGCGAGCAGGGACTTTGTGATTAGAAATAAACTTACCCATGAAAAGTTCTCGTTCACACTTAAGTCGGGAGATTTACTGCTTATGCACTGGCCGATGCAGGAGGGGTGGGAGCATGCGTTGCCTAAACGTATGAAGGTTACTGAGGCGAGAATTAACTATACCTTTAGACAAGTCACAGCTAATTATTTTGGATCAAACTAG
- a CDS encoding BolA family protein, which yields MSVEQLITEKLTAALSPSHLEVINESNNHHVPPNSETHFKVIITSSAFEGKRLLGRHRSVNEALADEFANGLHALSMHTFTPEEWSTESNVPDSPKCKG from the coding sequence ATGTCAGTAGAGCAACTCATTACCGAAAAACTCACCGCAGCCCTGTCGCCTAGCCACCTAGAAGTGATCAACGAGAGTAACAATCACCATGTGCCTCCGAATTCAGAGACACACTTTAAGGTGATTATTACCAGCTCGGCTTTTGAGGGTAAACGCTTACTTGGCAGACACCGATCTGTTAATGAAGCGTTAGCCGATGAATTCGCTAATGGCTTGCATGCGTTATCTATGCACACGTTCACTCCCGAAGAGTGGAGTACAGAATCAAATGTTCCCGACTCACCAAAGTGCAAAGGCTAG
- a CDS encoding TRAP transporter small permease subunit: protein MNQLEKLTELMGRGVSWCTLFIVLMTLTVVVLRYVFNTGATALQESALYLHGAVFTMAAGYTLKHDGHVRVDIFYRRFSIRARHWVDFLGTLLLLMPVCLFILYSSYDYVLASWRVGESSVEAGGLAHVYLQKSLLLLLVVSLLLQGTVELVRHGVALFNSDDCDSVSGKDGKPGGDQ from the coding sequence ATGAACCAACTAGAGAAGTTAACCGAGTTGATGGGCAGAGGGGTCAGCTGGTGTACATTATTTATCGTATTGATGACGTTAACCGTTGTCGTACTTCGCTACGTGTTTAATACAGGGGCGACAGCATTACAAGAGTCTGCCTTATATCTGCATGGCGCCGTGTTTACCATGGCCGCAGGCTACACCCTTAAGCATGATGGCCATGTTAGAGTCGATATTTTCTATCGTCGTTTCAGTATTCGTGCTCGCCATTGGGTCGATTTTCTCGGTACGCTACTGCTGTTGATGCCTGTTTGCCTCTTTATTCTCTATTCAAGTTACGATTATGTTTTAGCATCCTGGCGAGTCGGGGAAAGCTCAGTCGAAGCTGGTGGCTTAGCCCATGTGTATCTGCAGAAGAGTTTGCTGCTCTTGTTGGTCGTCAGTCTATTGCTTCAAGGGACCGTTGAACTGGTACGCCACGGTGTCGCCCTGTTTAACAGTGATGACTGTGATTCTGTGAGTGGGAAAGACGGCAAGCCCGGAGGGGATCAATAG
- a CDS encoding TRAP transporter large permease: protein MLGYPVALTLAGIALLFAGVSSLFGVFDTSLLGVLPNRLYGVLNNPILMAVPLFVFMGVVLEKSKIAEQLLTSMAELFGRFRGGLIFSVFFVGMLLAASTGIVGATVVTMGLMSLPVLLKRGYDPAFSAGAICATGTLGQIIPPSIALVLLGDVLSNAYQQAQLQMGIFSPKSVSVGDLFAGALVPGLLLLALYCLYTLVLIRFKPEQFPEPSEPKQLDIQFLLQTLSALVPPLLLIFMVLGSILFGIATPTEAASVGAFGALVIALVKRQLSLAILKEVMLNTTKVTSMVFLILIGASIFSLVFRGLGGEVLIHQLFENMPGGVIGATLLVMLVIFLLGFILDFIEITFVVVPLVAPILLTMGLDPIWLGIMIAVNLQTSFLTPPFGFALFYLRGVSKDWVTSGQIYRGVIPFVLIQLFLMLVLSIWPALVTWLPDAIYR from the coding sequence ATGCTTGGCTACCCGGTGGCACTGACATTAGCCGGGATCGCGCTACTCTTCGCCGGGGTCAGTTCGCTCTTCGGCGTCTTCGACACTAGCCTGCTCGGCGTCCTGCCTAACAGACTTTACGGGGTACTCAATAACCCTATTTTGATGGCAGTACCTTTATTTGTATTTATGGGGGTCGTGCTGGAAAAGTCGAAGATTGCTGAGCAGTTACTGACTAGCATGGCCGAGCTATTTGGTCGTTTCCGTGGTGGGCTCATCTTTAGCGTGTTTTTTGTCGGCATGCTGCTGGCCGCCAGCACAGGCATTGTCGGCGCGACGGTGGTGACAATGGGTTTGATGTCGCTACCTGTTTTATTAAAGCGGGGCTATGACCCGGCATTTAGTGCTGGGGCTATCTGTGCTACCGGCACGCTTGGTCAAATAATTCCCCCTTCGATTGCCTTGGTTTTACTTGGGGATGTGCTTTCAAATGCCTATCAGCAGGCACAACTACAGATGGGGATTTTTAGTCCTAAATCTGTCTCGGTTGGCGATCTTTTTGCTGGAGCCTTAGTGCCTGGCTTGTTGTTACTGGCGCTTTATTGTCTCTATACATTAGTGCTTATTCGTTTTAAGCCTGAACAATTTCCTGAGCCTTCAGAACCCAAGCAACTCGATATCCAATTTCTATTGCAAACTCTGAGTGCGTTAGTTCCACCACTATTACTCATCTTTATGGTACTAGGTTCTATCTTATTTGGGATTGCGACACCGACAGAAGCAGCCTCTGTCGGGGCTTTTGGTGCATTGGTTATCGCTCTTGTGAAGCGTCAGCTCTCCCTCGCTATCTTAAAAGAGGTGATGCTTAACACCACTAAAGTGACTTCTATGGTGTTCTTAATTTTAATCGGTGCTTCAATTTTTTCGCTGGTATTTCGAGGCTTAGGTGGTGAAGTGTTAATTCATCAGTTATTTGAAAATATGCCGGGCGGCGTTATTGGCGCGACATTACTGGTCATGTTAGTGATCTTCCTTTTAGGTTTTATCTTAGATTTCATTGAGATCACTTTTGTGGTGGTGCCTTTAGTGGCGCCAATATTATTGACTATGGGGTTAGACCCCATATGGCTTGGCATCATGATTGCGGTGAATTTACAGACATCGTTTTTGACTCCACCTTTTGGTTTTGCGCTGTTTTATCTCAGAGGCGTCAGCAAAGACTGGGTGACGAGTGGTCAAATATATCGTGGGGTGATCCCGTTTGTGTTGATACAGCTGTTTTTGATGCTGGTCTTGAGTATATGGCCAGCTTTAGTGACCTGGTTACCCGATGCCATCTATCGATAA
- a CDS encoding TRAP transporter substrate-binding protein: MKNKALLMISLAGLLVWGCGGEREQVQAAKTTEVDAIEWKLVTSWPKNFPGLGMAPERFAKLVDEMSNGRLKIKVYGAGELMPAFEVFDAVSQGSVQMGHSAAYYWKGKTPAAQFFTSIPFGLNAQEMNGWLHYGGGMQLWEEVYEPFGILPLAGGNTGVQMGGWFNKEINSMEDLKGLKMRLPGLGGEVLKRVGGVPVTLPGRELYTALQTGAIDATEWVGPFNDLAFGLHKAAKFYYYPGWHEPGTTLEFMINKDAFSTLSPDLQSIVKIAARAINQDMLDEYTTRHVTALESLINDHHVIIKQFPDAVMKELAKVSEVVIREQSKQDKTMKKVYDAYMEYQVGVRKYHLISEDAYSRLRQ, translated from the coding sequence ATGAAAAACAAAGCGCTACTTATGATCTCTCTTGCTGGATTGCTTGTTTGGGGGTGCGGCGGAGAGAGAGAACAGGTTCAAGCCGCTAAGACTACTGAGGTTGATGCCATTGAATGGAAGTTGGTGACATCTTGGCCGAAGAATTTTCCGGGTCTTGGTATGGCGCCCGAACGCTTTGCGAAACTTGTGGATGAGATGTCAAATGGCAGGTTAAAAATTAAAGTATACGGCGCTGGTGAGCTGATGCCCGCGTTCGAGGTCTTCGATGCCGTCAGTCAAGGTTCGGTGCAAATGGGGCATAGCGCCGCTTATTATTGGAAAGGTAAGACGCCAGCGGCGCAGTTTTTTACTTCGATCCCGTTTGGCCTTAATGCCCAAGAGATGAATGGTTGGTTGCATTATGGCGGTGGCATGCAGTTGTGGGAGGAGGTCTATGAGCCATTTGGGATCTTGCCCTTAGCTGGGGGGAATACCGGGGTACAGATGGGAGGCTGGTTTAATAAAGAGATAAACTCCATGGAAGATCTTAAGGGGCTGAAGATGCGACTGCCAGGTCTTGGGGGGGAGGTGTTAAAACGCGTAGGAGGCGTGCCTGTCACATTGCCAGGACGTGAGCTATATACTGCACTACAAACTGGGGCAATAGATGCGACCGAATGGGTGGGGCCATTTAACGATCTAGCCTTCGGCCTACACAAAGCGGCAAAGTTTTACTATTACCCTGGATGGCATGAGCCCGGAACTACCTTGGAGTTTATGATTAATAAAGACGCATTTTCAACGCTAAGTCCAGACCTACAATCAATCGTTAAAATTGCAGCCCGTGCTATCAACCAAGATATGTTGGATGAGTACACCACTCGCCATGTCACGGCCCTCGAATCATTAATTAATGATCATCATGTCATTATTAAGCAATTCCCGGATGCTGTAATGAAGGAGTTAGCCAAAGTTTCAGAAGTCGTGATCAGAGAGCAATCAAAGCAAGATAAAACCATGAAAAAAGTTTACGACGCGTATATGGAGTATCAAGTTGGGGTAAGAAAATACCACCTGATCTCGGAAGATGCTTATAGTAGGTTAAGGCAGTAG
- the luxS gene encoding S-ribosylhomocysteine lyase gives MPLLDSFTVDHTRMHAPAVRVAKTMKTPSGDTITVFDLRFCAPNKDILSEKGIHTLEHLYAGFMRDHLNGSSVEIIDISPMGCRTGFYMSLIGTPAEAEVAEAWLAAMNDVLKVAEQSEIPELNEYQCGTYDMHSLEQAKGIARTIIGSGISVNKNDDLKLSDDILKGL, from the coding sequence ATGCCATTATTAGATAGCTTCACCGTGGATCATACCCGTATGCACGCTCCAGCTGTGCGCGTAGCTAAGACCATGAAGACGCCTAGCGGTGATACCATCACAGTGTTTGATCTGCGTTTTTGCGCACCGAACAAAGATATATTAAGTGAAAAGGGCATCCATACATTAGAGCACCTTTATGCTGGGTTTATGCGTGATCATTTGAATGGCAGTTCTGTAGAAATTATTGATATTTCTCCAATGGGATGTCGCACTGGCTTTTATATGAGCTTGATTGGGACGCCTGCAGAAGCCGAAGTCGCAGAAGCCTGGTTAGCTGCGATGAACGATGTACTTAAGGTTGCAGAGCAGTCAGAGATCCCAGAGCTTAATGAATATCAATGTGGTACCTACGATATGCATTCACTAGAGCAAGCAAAAGGTATTGCGCGTACCATTATTGGGTCTGGGATCAGTGTTAATAAGAACGATGATCTTAAACTTAGCGACGACATCTTGAAAGGACTCTAA
- a CDS encoding Na(+)-translocating NADH-quinone reductase subunit A: MITIKKGLDLPIAGGPEQVVHDGSAIKRVATLGEEYIGLRPTMKIKVGDKVKKGQVIFEDKKNLGVKYTALASGTISEVNRGAQRVLQSVVIDVEGEDSISFAKYGAAELESLDSQLVRDNLIESGLWTALRTRPFSKAPAVDSHAAGIFVTAIDTQPLAADPEVVIGEHKEDFANGLKVLARLTEGKVYLCKAPGADIPAANAQVEEFAGAHPAGLAGTHIHFLLSASVNRTVWHVGYQDVIAIGQLFTTGELHTQRVIAIAGPKASKPRLVRTQIGASIAELTANETLDGDVRIVSGSVLSGRIAIGPIAYLGRFHHQVSLLEEGREQEFIGWAMPGKDKFSITRAFLGHLSPSRLFNMTTSTGGSDRAMVPIGNYERVMPLDILPTMLLRDLVSGDTDGAVTLGALELDEEDLALCTFVCPGKYDYATYLRDCLDTIVREG, encoded by the coding sequence ATGATTACAATAAAGAAAGGATTGGACCTGCCTATAGCAGGCGGACCAGAGCAAGTTGTCCATGATGGCTCAGCCATCAAACGTGTAGCTACTTTGGGTGAAGAGTATATTGGCTTACGTCCTACCATGAAAATTAAAGTGGGCGATAAAGTTAAAAAAGGTCAAGTTATCTTTGAAGATAAAAAGAACCTTGGAGTTAAATATACGGCTTTAGCCAGTGGCACAATTTCAGAAGTCAACCGGGGCGCGCAACGTGTTCTGCAATCAGTCGTCATCGATGTTGAAGGGGAAGACAGTATCTCCTTTGCAAAGTATGGTGCTGCAGAATTAGAATCGTTGGATTCGCAGCTAGTTCGAGACAACCTAATAGAATCAGGGTTGTGGACAGCATTGCGAACTCGTCCTTTCAGTAAAGCCCCAGCAGTAGATTCCCATGCTGCAGGCATCTTCGTTACCGCGATAGATACTCAACCTCTTGCTGCTGACCCTGAAGTGGTTATCGGTGAGCATAAAGAAGATTTTGCTAACGGACTTAAGGTTCTTGCAAGATTGACTGAAGGTAAAGTTTACCTGTGTAAAGCACCTGGAGCCGATATTCCAGCTGCAAATGCACAAGTAGAAGAGTTTGCAGGTGCACATCCTGCAGGTCTAGCCGGTACACATATACATTTCCTTTTGTCAGCATCGGTTAACAGAACGGTTTGGCATGTGGGTTATCAAGATGTCATCGCCATTGGTCAGCTATTTACTACCGGTGAGTTACACACTCAACGCGTAATCGCTATCGCTGGTCCCAAAGCGAGTAAACCAAGACTCGTTCGTACTCAGATAGGTGCTTCGATTGCAGAGTTAACTGCAAATGAAACCTTAGACGGTGACGTGCGTATTGTTTCTGGTTCAGTCTTGAGCGGTCGTATCGCAATAGGACCGATTGCTTATCTAGGTCGTTTCCATCATCAAGTGTCACTGCTTGAAGAAGGTCGAGAGCAAGAGTTTATCGGTTGGGCTATGCCTGGCAAGGATAAGTTCTCTATTACTCGTGCTTTCTTAGGTCACTTGTCTCCTTCTCGTCTGTTTAATATGACGACAAGTACGGGTGGTTCAGACCGAGCTATGGTGCCAATTGGTAACTACGAGCGTGTGATGCCTCTTGATATTCTTCCAACTATGTTATTACGTGACCTAGTGTCAGGCGATACCGATGGTGCTGTCACATTAGGTGCACTCGAGTTGGACGAAGAAGATTTGGCACTGTGTACTTTCGTATGTCCGGGTAAGTATGATTATGCTACTTACTTACGTGACTGTTTAGATACGATTGTGAGGGAAGGCTAA
- a CDS encoding NADH:ubiquinone reductase (Na(+)-transporting) subunit B yields the protein MGLKELFKSVEPQFEKGGKFEKFYAVFEAAYTVFYTPGHVNKGATHVRDNLDLKRMMIMVWACVFPAMFVGMYNVGLQAQDALVAGFATPDVWQVSMFSMFGTELSAHSGWPALMWYGACFFLPIYAVSFAVGGIWEVLFASVRGHEVNEGFFVTSILFALTLPPSIPLWMVALGITFGVVVAKEIFGGTGRNFLNPALAGRAFLFFAYPLSMSGDTSWVMADGYSGATALSQAAQGTLEYGFSQDWWDAFLGFIPGSVGEVSTLALLIGGAVIVYARIASWRIIAGVMVGMIAVSMLLNTIGSDTNPMFAMPWYWHLVLGGFAFGMMFMATDPVSASFTNSAKWAYGILIGAMAIFIRVINPAFPEGMMLAILFANLFAPLFDHFVVQANIKRRIARG from the coding sequence ATGGGCTTGAAAGAGTTATTTAAGAGTGTAGAGCCACAGTTTGAGAAGGGCGGTAAATTCGAAAAGTTTTATGCCGTTTTCGAAGCTGCTTATACGGTTTTCTATACCCCAGGTCACGTAAACAAGGGCGCAACCCATGTTCGCGATAACTTAGACCTGAAACGTATGATGATCATGGTTTGGGCCTGCGTATTTCCTGCAATGTTTGTGGGTATGTATAACGTCGGTCTACAAGCACAAGATGCATTAGTTGCGGGTTTTGCCACTCCTGATGTGTGGCAGGTCAGCATGTTTAGCATGTTTGGCACTGAGTTGAGTGCTCATTCCGGATGGCCAGCGCTAATGTGGTATGGCGCCTGCTTCTTCCTACCTATTTATGCGGTTTCATTTGCTGTAGGTGGTATCTGGGAAGTTTTGTTTGCCTCGGTACGTGGTCATGAAGTTAACGAAGGTTTCTTTGTTACCTCCATTCTTTTTGCGCTGACACTGCCACCTAGCATTCCATTGTGGATGGTTGCACTGGGTATTACCTTTGGTGTGGTTGTAGCGAAAGAGATCTTTGGTGGCACAGGGCGTAACTTCCTCAACCCAGCACTTGCTGGTCGAGCTTTCCTATTCTTTGCTTATCCTTTGAGTATGTCTGGTGACACCTCTTGGGTTATGGCCGATGGTTACTCTGGTGCAACAGCCTTGAGTCAAGCGGCACAAGGAACACTAGAATATGGATTTAGCCAGGACTGGTGGGATGCCTTCCTAGGTTTTATTCCTGGTTCTGTGGGTGAAGTTTCGACGTTGGCACTATTAATCGGTGGCGCCGTCATTGTTTATGCTCGTATCGCTTCATGGCGCATTATTGCCGGTGTGATGGTGGGTATGATTGCTGTATCAATGCTACTCAATACCATAGGTAGTGATACTAACCCGATGTTTGCTATGCCTTGGTACTGGCACCTTGTTTTAGGTGGTTTTGCCTTCGGTATGATGTTTATGGCGACAGATCCTGTATCTGCTTCGTTCACTAACTCTGCTAAATGGGCTTACGGCATCTTAATTGGTGCAATGGCAATATTTATCCGTGTCATTAACCCAGCGTTCCCAGAAGGCATGATGTTGGCCATCTTATTCGCCAACTTGTTTGCTCCACTATTTGACCATTTTGTTGTCCAGGCAAATATCAAGCGGAGGATTGCACGTGGCTAG
- a CDS encoding Na(+)-translocating NADH-quinone reductase subunit C, which translates to MASNKDSFGRTLFVVVGLCFICSVFVSTAAVLLRPIQIENKLLDKQKYILEAAGLTQANEAPMAKADVLETYNKYVVAKLVDLKTGDWVEGDADLFDADKASRDVANSFKPKNDVASVKRVANTAVVYVVNDEQGQLKTLILPIKGYGLWSTMYAFLAVEPDMNTIQSLVYYSFTGSGETPGLGGEVQNPQWMAKWHGKQLYDAQGNLAISVTKNPVVAASVHGVDALSGATLTGNGVQNSLEFWLGEEGFAHFIEKVRNGGLS; encoded by the coding sequence GTGGCTAGTAATAAAGATTCCTTTGGCAGAACCCTCTTTGTGGTGGTTGGCTTATGTTTTATCTGTTCAGTTTTTGTATCGACTGCAGCAGTATTACTAAGACCCATTCAGATTGAGAATAAACTGCTCGATAAGCAAAAATATATTCTTGAAGCTGCTGGTCTTACTCAAGCTAACGAAGCACCTATGGCGAAAGCTGACGTGCTTGAAACATACAATAAGTATGTTGTCGCTAAGCTTGTTGACCTGAAAACAGGTGATTGGGTTGAAGGCGATGCCGACTTATTTGATGCCGATAAGGCTTCACGTGATGTGGCTAACTCTTTTAAACCTAAAAACGATGTTGCTTCAGTAAAGCGTGTTGCTAATACTGCTGTGGTCTACGTGGTGAATGATGAGCAAGGTCAGCTTAAGACACTCATCTTGCCCATCAAAGGTTACGGTCTTTGGTCAACCATGTATGCATTCTTAGCCGTTGAGCCTGATATGAATACCATTCAGAGCTTAGTTTACTACTCGTTCACAGGTTCTGGTGAAACACCGGGTCTAGGTGGTGAAGTTCAAAATCCACAGTGGATGGCGAAGTGGCACGGTAAGCAGCTCTATGATGCTCAAGGTAACTTGGCAATTAGTGTAACAAAGAACCCTGTCGTTGCAGCATCTGTACATGGTGTTGATGCACTTTCTGGGGCAACTTTGACCGGTAACGGTGTTCAAAACTCACTTGAATTTTGGTTAGGTGAGGAAGGCTTTGCTCACTTCATCGAGAAAGTTCGTAATGGAGGACTGAGCTAA
- a CDS encoding NADH:ubiquinone reductase (Na(+)-transporting) subunit D, translated as MANAKELKQVLSGPIVNNNPIALQVLGVCSALAVTSKMETALVMTIALTAVTACSNLFISMLRNHIPSSVRIIVQMTIIASLVIVVDQVLQAYAYDVAKQLSVFVGLIITNCIVMGRAEAYAMKTPPMMSFMDGIGNGLGYGAILLSVGFVRELFGNGSLFGVEILSKISDGGWYQPNGLLLLPPSAFFLIGMLIWIIRTVKPEQVEAKG; from the coding sequence ATGGCTAACGCTAAAGAACTTAAGCAGGTTCTATCGGGACCAATTGTTAATAACAACCCGATTGCCTTGCAGGTACTAGGTGTATGTAGTGCACTTGCTGTTACCAGTAAAATGGAAACTGCATTGGTAATGACCATAGCTTTGACTGCAGTAACTGCATGTTCAAACTTGTTCATCTCTATGCTACGTAACCATATTCCAAGCAGTGTACGTATCATAGTGCAGATGACCATCATTGCCTCTTTGGTAATTGTGGTTGATCAGGTGCTTCAGGCATATGCCTACGATGTCGCTAAGCAGTTGTCGGTATTTGTTGGTTTGATTATTACCAACTGTATCGTGATGGGCCGCGCCGAAGCCTATGCAATGAAAACGCCGCCAATGATGAGCTTTATGGATGGTATCGGTAATGGCTTAGGCTATGGTGCGATTCTATTATCAGTTGGTTTTGTCCGTGAACTCTTTGGTAATGGTTCGTTATTTGGTGTTGAGATCTTAAGCAAGATTTCAGACGGTGGCTGGTATCAGCCAAACGGTCTGCTATTGCTACCACCAAGTGCGTTCTTCTTAATCGGTATGTTGATCTGGATCATCCGAACGGTTAAGCCAGAGCAAGTAGAAGCAAAAGGGTAA
- the nqrE gene encoding NADH:ubiquinone reductase (Na(+)-transporting) subunit E encodes MEHYISLLIRSIFIENMALSFFLGMCTFLAVSKKVTTAMGLGIAVIVVLAISVPVNQIIYQGLLAPGALAWAGAPEADLSFLKFITFIGVIAALVQILEMVLDKFFPPLYNALGIFLPLITVNCAIFGAVSFMVERDYNLVESMVFGVGSGVGFALAIVLLAGIREKLKYADVPDGLRGLGITFVTAGLMALGFMSFSGVSL; translated from the coding sequence ATGGAACATTATATTAGTTTGCTAATTCGCTCTATTTTCATCGAGAACATGGCACTCTCTTTCTTCCTAGGTATGTGTACATTCCTAGCGGTTTCTAAGAAAGTGACCACGGCGATGGGACTAGGTATTGCTGTTATTGTGGTACTGGCGATTTCAGTCCCCGTTAACCAGATCATCTATCAAGGGCTGCTCGCTCCGGGTGCTTTGGCTTGGGCCGGTGCGCCAGAAGCTGATTTGAGCTTTTTGAAGTTCATCACCTTCATTGGTGTTATCGCAGCGCTTGTACAGATCCTTGAGATGGTGTTGGATAAGTTTTTCCCACCACTTTATAACGCTCTAGGGATTTTCCTACCACTTATCACCGTAAACTGTGCAATTTTTGGTGCAGTTTCTTTCATGGTTGAGCGTGACTACAACCTAGTTGAAAGCATGGTGTTTGGTGTGGGTTCTGGAGTGGGCTTTGCGTTAGCTATCGTCTTGTTAGCTGGTATCCGTGAAAAGCTGAAATATGCTGATGTGCCTGATGGACTGCGTGGCTTAGGTATTACCTTTGTTACTGCGGGTCTTATGGCGCTTGGATTCATGTCGTTTTCTGGTGTGTCCCTATAA